One window of the Populus trichocarpa isolate Nisqually-1 chromosome 9, P.trichocarpa_v4.1, whole genome shotgun sequence genome contains the following:
- the LOC7456355 gene encoding BEL1-like homeodomain protein 7 codes for MATYYTSSNNQRDAAAMVYLPGSYPEAPVLHGNMMMYMNSGSYSDNLAGNSHHQNNCIEFQSVENSANPQQQEILSNLGGSRIGEHDFGAWRDGRNEMLVMQSVSGASSILHGAQSLQGQGLSLSLGTQIPSGTQMPSIPYRNTNPGLTSFLSPNFSISGEGGGRNGSSRDEQSRNIEYLTPVFSGGNHDVNKGDLSPYGMNSVGRTIPNSKYLKAAQQLLDEVVNVQKALKQPDKEKNQTTSEHGLNRAKEGDSGSKNGASNPQESTNSPSELSHAERQELQNKLTKLLSMLDEVDRRYKQYYHQMQIVVSSFDVIAGCGAAKPYIALALQTISQHFRCLRDAITGQIRATRNNLGEQETSENSKGVGISRLRYVDQQLRQHRALQQLGMMKQHAWRPQRGLPESSVSILRAWLFEHFLHPYPKDSDKIMLARQTGLTRSQVSNWFINARVRLWKPMVEEMYKEELGDAEMDSNSSSENAAKATKGDMGTSEEKGEEFQQSASSTATGRCSGGQLMDSKSDHVSEVEMAGTTARSNFHNGTRGETFTEYGLLKLREDQRPSMEDCSLFSDAMAHSEGGGDRFMAAAAAAYQMSEVRRFGNGSGVSLTLGLQHCEGGSLPMSGTTHHGFVSVRGDDDIYNAASSVGAGPTDFECLNPGNRQHRFSSSHVFHDFVA; via the exons ATGGCTACCTATTACACTAGTTCGAATAATCAAAGAGACGCAGCTGCAATGGTATATCTGCCTGGTTCATATCCAGAAGCACCGGTTCTTCATGGCAATATGATGATGTACATGAATTCTGGATCATACTCGGATAATTTGGCTGGGAATTCTCACCATCAAAACAACTGTATTGAATTTCAGTCCGTGGAGAATTCTGCAAACCCACAACAACAAGAAATCCTGTCAAATCTGGGTGGATCACGAATAGGGGAGCATGATTTTGGTGCATGGAGGGATGGTAGAAATGAGATGCTAGTCATGCAGTCAGTGAGCGGTGCTTCCAGCATTCTTCACGGTGCGCAGAGTTTGCAGGGCCAGGGTTTATCTCTTAGTCTTGGCACTCAAATCCCTTCTGGAACGCAAATGCCTTCTATTCCTTACCGGAATACCAATCCAGGACTCACTTCATTCTTGAGTCCGAATTTTTCCATTTCGGGGGAGGGTGGTGGCAGGAATGGCTCTTCCAGAGATGAGCAGTCGAGAAATATTGAATATTTGACGCCTGTTTTTTCTGGAGGCAATCACGATGTGAATAAAGGTGATTTGTCCCCCTATGGAATGAATAGCGTTGGAAGAACGATTCCCAATTCCAAGTACCTGAAGGCAGCACAACAACTACTTGATGAAGTTGTCAATGTTCAAAAAGCTCTAAAGCAGCCTGATAAAGAGAAAAACCAGACCACAAGTGAACATGGACTGAACCGTGCAAAAGAGGGTGATAGTGGATCAAAGAATGGGGCTTCAAACCCTCAAGAATCCACCAACTCTCCAAGTGAGCTTTCGCATGCTGAAAGACAAGAATTGCAGAACAAGTTGACAAAACTTTTATCCATGCTAGACGAG GTTGATAGACGATACAAACAATATTACCATCAGATGCAAATTGTGGTGTCTTCATTTGATGTGATAGCAGGATGTGGAGCAGCTAAACCATACATAGCACTCGCGCTCCAGACTATTTCACAACACTTTCGGTGCTTGCGTGATGCAATAACTGGCCAAATTCGTGCAACCCGTAATAACCTCGGGGAACAAGAAACCTCAGAAAATAGTAAAGGAGTTGGAATATCACGACTTCGGTATGTGGACCAGCAGCTTAGGCAACATAGGGCTCTCCAGCAACTTGGTATGATGAAACAGCATGCGTGGAGGCCACAAAGGGGTCTGCCTGAAAGCTCTGTTTCAATTCTTCGTGCTTGGCTGTTTGAGCATTTTCTCCATCC TTATCCAAAGGATTCTGATAAGATCATGCTGGCAAGGCAGACAGGCTTGACTAGAAGTCAG GTATCAAACTGGTTCATTAATGCACGAGTGCGTCTCTGGAAGCCCATGGTTGAAGAGATGTACAAGGAAGAGCTTGGTGATGCAGAGATGGACTCTAATTCGTCTTCTGAAAATGCAGCCAAAGCAACAAAAGGTGACATGGGGACCTCTGAAGAAAAGGGGGAAGAATTCCAACAAAGTGCTAGTTCCACAGCCACTGGAAGATGCAGTGGAGGACAATTGATGGATTCCAAGTCTGACCATGTTTCTGAGGTAGAAATGGCAGGAACAACTGCGAGAAGCAACTTCCATAATGGCACACGTGGTGAGACTTTTACCGAGTATGGATTACTAAAGTTGAGGGAGGACCAAAGGCCTAGTATGGAGGACTGTAGTCTCTTCTCTGATGCCATGGCTCACTCTGAGGGGGGTGGTGATAGGTTTATGgcagcagctgctgctgctTACCAAATGTCAGAGGTGAGGAGGTTTGGAAATGGAAGTGGGGTATCTCTTACATTAGGATTGCAGCACTGCGAGGGTGGTAGCCTTCCAATGTCGGGTACAACACATCATGGTTTTGTTTCCGTGAGAGGGGATGATGATATCTACAATGCAGCATCTTCGGTGGGGGCTGGCCCCACAGATTTTGAATGCTTAAATCCAGGGAACCGGCAACACAGATTCAGTTCCTCCCATGTATTTCATGATTTCGTTGCTTGA
- the LOC7464006 gene encoding uncharacterized protein LOC7464006, translating to MGKKKNTNESGSASEHSSSTLFVSSLPYSFTKSQLEETFSDVGPIRRCFMVTQKGSTEHRGFGFVQFALKDDANRAIEIKNGSSVGGRKIAVKHAMHRASLEQRRAKAAQGQGQVQDDATKTIDEKGSVASKPEKHVLNVLESGKPREPRKPAKLVTDLTDKENCSEKQRVARTVIFGGLLNDAMAEDVHQRAKETGTVCSVTYPLPKEELKKHGLEQDGCRSGASAVLFTSVKEARSSVAMLHQKEIKGGIVWARQLGGEGCKTQKWKLIIRNLPFKAKPNEIKGVFESAGCVWDVFVPHNSETGLSKGFAFVKFTCKQDAENAIQKFNGQKFGKRPIAVDWAVPKKIYSSGANVSAASEDGHQNEKDSSCEDSDYDDEDDNDTDVIGKKQQHDGVVVTSPDSDLSEKEDMPTEVDFEQEADIARKVLRNLIASSSDVLPKGIEELETVDVPSKLPGESENLSGSPLSSGKSKPSNTKHIDGEDDLQRTVFISNLPFDVESGEVKQRFSAFGEVLSFVPVLHQVTKRPRGTGFLKFKTADGATAAVSAANVASGLGIFLKGRQLTVLKALDKKSAHDKEKEKTKIEDRDHRNLYLAKEGLILEGTPAAEGVSISDMAKRNRLQEEKMTKLRSPNFHVSRTRLVVYNLPKSMTEKQLKKLFIDAVTSRATKQKPVIRQMKFLKNVKKGKVVTKDHSRGVAFVEFTEHQHALVALRVLNNNPETFGPEHRPIVSFALDNVQTLKLRKAKLQVQQQETHKDFQDTQENDESQTPNAIPSQKEMSRKRKSRVENRAVKDPESNRMDEVKNKDSYRTSLKEQTAKKKKSNPGAEDIQTSAKDKRESREQKAKGSQHKQKDEGRKSDGGNSVNSEKIVKPFKEADLWLTKRKRPNQTEENKGGKSSEKRKRPKKNKDPVGQDVADKLDMLIEQYKSKFSKQTADKPEGEKQANKQLKRWFQS from the exons atgggaaagaagaagaacacgAATGAAAGTGGCTCCGCTTCCGAGCACAGCTCTAGCACTCTTTTCGTCTCCAGCTTACCTTACTCTTTCACCAAGTCTCAG ctTGAAGAGACTTTTAGTGATGTCGGTCCAATCAGGCGCTGCTTTATGGTTACGCAAAAAG GGTCGACTGAGCACCGTGGATTTGGTTTCGTTCAATT TGCGCTTAAGGATGATGCTAACCGAGCTATTGAGATTAAGAATGGTTCGTCTGTTGGAGGCCGGAAAATTGCAGTTAAACATGCTATGCACCGTGCGTCATTAGAACAGCGTCGGGCAAAGGCAGCTCAAGGTCAAGGTCAAGTTCAAG ATGATGCAACGAAGACCATCGATGAGAAGGGCAGTGTTGCCTCTAAGCCAGAAAAGCATGTTCTGAATGTGCTGGAATCAG gGAAACCTCGAGAGCCGAGAAAACCAGCAAAACTTGTCACTGATCTAACTGATAAAGAGAATTGTTCTGAAAAGCAGAG GGTTGCTAGAACTGTGATATTTGGTGGCCTTCTTAATGATGCTATGGCAGAAGATGTTCATCAGCGAGCCAAAGAGACTGGCACTGTGTGTTCTGTAACTTATCCCCTTCCCAAGGAAGAGCTGAAAAAACATG GCCTTGAACAAGATGGATGCAGATCAGGTGCTTCAGCTGTACTTTTCACAAGTGTCAAAGAAGCACGTTCTTCTGTGGCAATGCTacaccaaaaagaaattaaaggtgGAATTGTTTGGGCGCGGCAGCTAGGGGGGGAG GGTTGCAAGACACAGAAATGGAAACTTATTATCAGAAATCTTCCTTTCAAG GCCAAACCAAATGAGATAAAAGGTGTGTTTGAATCAGCGGGATGTGTTTGGGATGTGTTTGTTCCACATAATTCTGAAACAGG GTTATCCAAGGGTTTTGCTTTTGTCAAGTTCACATGCAAGCAGGATGCAGAAAAT gCCATTCAGAAGTTCAATGGGCAAAAGTTTGGCAAAAGACCCATAGCTGTTGACTGGGCTGTTCCAAAAAAGATTTATAGCAGTGGTGCTAATGTGTCTGCTGCTTCAGAAGATG GACATCAGAATGAAAAAGACAGTAGCTGTGAGGATTCAGATTATGACGACGAAGATGACAATGATACAGATgttattggaaaaaaacaacAGCATGATGGGGTTGTTGTTACTTCACCTGACTCGGATTTATCTGAAAAAGAAGACATGCCAACTGAAGTTGATTTTGAACAGGAAGCAGACATTGCGAGAAAAGTTCTCAGGAATTTGATCGCATCATCTTCTGATGTGTTGCCCAAGGGTATTGAGGAGTTGGAAACTGTTGATGTGCCAAGTAAGTTGCCTGGCGAGTCTGAAAATTTATCAGGGAGTCCTCTATCCAGTGGAAAGAGCAAACCATCTAATACTAAGCACATAGATGGAGAAGATGATTTGCAGAGAACTGTTTTTATTAGCAATCTTCCTTTTGATGTTGAAAGTGGAGAAGTGAAACAACGGTTCTCTGCATTCGGGGAAGTGCTATCCTTTGTTCCTGTCCTTCATCAAGTCACCAA GCGACCTAGAGGGACTGGTTTTCTCAAGTTTAAAACAGCAGATGGGGCTACTGCTGCTGTTTCAGCTGCTAATGTTGCATCTGGTCtgggaatttttttgaaaggtaGGCAACTGACAGTCTTGAAGGCTTTGGATAAGAAATCAGCgcatgataaggaaaaagagaaGACCAAAATTGAGGACCGGGACCATCGCAATCTTTACTTGGCAAAG GAAGGCCTTATTCTTGAGGGGACTCCAGCTGCTGAAGGTGTCTCAATTAGTGATATGGCTAAGAGGAACAG GTTGCAGGAAGAGAAGATGACCAAGCTGAGATCTCCAAATTTTCATGTCTCAAGGACCAGGCTTGTTGTATACAATTTACCAAAGTCAATGACTGAAAAACAACTGAAGAAGCTTTTCATTGATGCTGTTACCTCACGTGCCACAAAGCAAAAGCCTGTGATTCGACAG ATGAAGTTTTTAAAGAATGTAAAGAAGGGAAAAGTTGTCACAAAGGACCATTCACGTGGGGTTGCTTTTGTTGAGTTTACGGAGCATCAGCATGCACTGGTGGCCCTGAGGGTTCTTAATAACAATCCTG AAACTTTTGGTCCTGAACATCGCCCAATAGTCTCGTTTGCTCTTGATAATGTTCAAACTTTGAAACTACGAAAAGCTAAGCTTCAAGTGCAGCAGCAGGAAACCCATAAAGATTTCCAAGATACGCAGGAAAATGACGAGTCACAGACTCCAAACGCCATTCCAAGCCAGAAGGAGATGTCCAGAAAAAGGAAATCCAGAGTTGAGAATAGAGCAGTGAAGGACCCAGAATCAAATAGAATGGATGAAGTGAAGAATAAGGATTCCTATAGGACGTCCTTGAAAGAACAGACtgctaaaaagaagaagagcaaTCCAGGAGCTGAAGACATACAAACTTCTGCAAAAGACAAGAGAGAAAGCAGGGAACAGAAGGCTAAAGGCTCCCAACACAAGCAAAAGGATGAAGGCAGAAAGTCCGATGGTGGAAATTCAGTTAATAGCGAAAAAATAGTTAAACCTTTCAAGGAAGCAGATTTGTGGCTAACAAAGAGGAAACGTCCTAACCAAACAGAAGAAAACAAGGGCGGTAAGAGttcagagaaaagaaaaaggccCAAGAAGAATAAAGACCCCGTAGGACAGGACGTGGCTGATAAACTTGACATGCTGATCGAACAATACAAATCCAAATTCTCCAAGCAGACTGCCGACAAACCTGAAGGTGAAAAACAGGCTAATAAACAACTTAAAAGATGGTTTCAATCATAA